A section of the Burkholderia mallei ATCC 23344 genome encodes:
- a CDS encoding pectin acetylesterase-family hydrolase encodes MPVRECLECLRRLCVAGLLSAAAADGHAAVAAAQDPSIPYYSWYEVTLPESSGASCGNGTPMRFYINRAQSDNLLYMMEPGGACWDHGTCTETATGAQAGLGAFNPDGIPHNYVNGTVQQSLKTSFLSPLMTRMDLAHILVGEPKVETQEWTQVFVPYCTGDIHMGSAVRSYASPSGDWRIQHYSGLKNVRVIAQWLVDHGFGKPSRLLVYGTSAGGYGTLGNYATLRGTLQPQSHSSLLDDAGTVFNTRFGADPAAYPSVGLYDKVRDEWGMTAPDGMITVNSRLTRYFDPGNMGSAYAALSATYPHDRFGYTTYRRDRIIAAYHYRPFVPAVIAAPDDATKDALSLAMFDRELSDLKQVLNPLPNFGYFIPWARDDFMGNHQVTAVSFTGSGIHENGIDADVGTFVADLLNQQDPADVPVMKAYRTEQWSDFTFSTFLAWLDSIFNLTGEAGPISGHRS; translated from the coding sequence ATGCCCGTACGCGAATGTCTCGAATGTCTCAGGCGCCTGTGCGTCGCCGGCCTGCTGAGCGCGGCCGCCGCCGACGGCCATGCGGCCGTCGCGGCCGCGCAGGACCCGTCGATTCCCTATTATTCGTGGTACGAAGTGACGCTGCCCGAAAGCAGCGGCGCGTCCTGCGGCAACGGCACGCCGATGCGTTTCTACATCAATCGCGCGCAGTCGGACAATCTGCTCTACATGATGGAGCCGGGCGGCGCGTGCTGGGATCACGGCACCTGCACCGAAACCGCGACCGGCGCGCAGGCGGGGCTCGGCGCGTTCAATCCCGACGGTATTCCCCACAACTACGTGAACGGCACCGTGCAGCAGAGCCTGAAGACTTCGTTTCTGTCGCCGCTGATGACGCGGATGGATCTCGCGCATATCCTCGTCGGCGAGCCGAAGGTGGAGACGCAGGAGTGGACGCAGGTGTTCGTCCCGTACTGCACGGGCGATATCCATATGGGCAGCGCGGTGCGCAGCTACGCGTCGCCGTCGGGCGACTGGCGGATTCAGCACTACAGCGGCCTGAAGAACGTTCGGGTGATCGCGCAGTGGCTCGTCGACCACGGGTTCGGCAAGCCGAGCCGGCTGCTCGTGTATGGAACGAGCGCGGGCGGTTACGGCACGCTCGGCAACTACGCGACGTTGCGCGGCACGTTGCAGCCGCAGTCGCACAGCTCGCTGCTTGACGATGCGGGCACCGTCTTCAATACGCGCTTCGGCGCCGATCCGGCGGCGTATCCGTCCGTCGGCCTGTACGACAAGGTGCGCGACGAATGGGGGATGACGGCGCCCGACGGCATGATCACGGTCAACAGCCGGCTGACCCGCTACTTCGATCCGGGCAACATGGGCAGCGCGTATGCGGCGCTATCGGCGACCTATCCGCACGACCGCTTCGGCTATACGACGTACCGGCGCGACAGGATCATCGCGGCCTACCATTACCGTCCCTTCGTGCCCGCGGTGATCGCGGCGCCGGACGACGCGACCAAGGACGCCCTGTCGCTCGCGATGTTCGACCGCGAACTGAGCGATCTGAAACAGGTGCTGAACCCGCTGCCGAACTTCGGCTATTTCATCCCGTGGGCGCGCGACGACTTCATGGGCAACCACCAGGTGACGGCGGTCAGCTTCACGGGCTCGGGCATTCACGAAAACGGCATCGACGCGGACGTCGGCACGTTCGTCGCCGATCTGCTCAATCAGCAGGACCCGGCGGACGTGCCCGTCATGAAAGCGTACCGGACCGAGCAATGGTCGGACTTCACGTTCTCGACCTTTCTTGCGTGGCTCGACAGCATCTTCAACCTGACCGGCGAAGCCGGGCCGATTTCGGGACATCGGTCCTGA